From Sphingorhabdus sp. SMR4y:
AAAAGTCGAAGCGCAGACGATCGGGCGCGACCAGGCTGCCCTTTTGCGTCACATGATCACCAAGGTGATGGCGCAAGGCCTTGTGCAGCAGGTGGGTAGCGCTGTGATTGGCGCGCAACGCCGTGCGGCGCTCCTTATCGACGACCAGATGAATGCTGTCACCGACCGACACCGAGCCCGAACGAATTTCGATCTGGTGGGCGTGCAGCCGGCCCAGCGGTTTTCTGGTGTCGGTCACGCTCGCGGCAAAACCGTCATCCCCCGACATCTCGCCGGCATCGCCCATCTGGCCGCCGCTTTCGCCGTAAAATGGCGTCTGGTTGGTCAGCAGGGTGACCGTATCACCGCTCTTGGCCGTCTCGATTTCGGCGCCATCCCTGACCAGAGCGACAACAACGCCCTCGCCTTCCTCGGATGTATAGCCGGTAAATTCGGTGCTGCCTTCGCGCTCGGCAATGTCGAACCAGACCGTGTCGGACGCCTGGTCACCGGAGCCTTTCCAAGCGGCGCGTGCGGCGGCCTTCTGCTCGGCCATCGCCTTGTCGAAGCCTTCACGGTCGACGCCCAGCGATTTGGCGCGCAGCGCATCTTCGGTCAGATCATAAGGGAAGCCATAGGTATCGTAGAGCTTGAACGCGGTTGCTCCGGGCAGAACATCGCCCTCGCCCATATCGACGATTTCCGCGTCGAGCAGCTTCAGGCCATTGGCCAATGTCTGCCGGAAATTGGTTTCCTCGCGCAGCAAGGTTTCCTCGATCAGCGGTTGCGCGCGGATCAGTTCGGGAAAGGCATTGCCCATTTCACCGGTCAGCGAACCGACCATCCGGTGCATCAGCGGATCGGCAGCGCCGAGCAGATGGGCATGGCGCATCGCCCGCCGCATAATCCGGCGCAAAACATAGCCGCGGCCCTCGTTGGACGGCAGCACGCCATCGGCGACCAGAAAGGAGGAGGCGCGCAGATGGTCAGCGATCACCCGGTGGCTCGCCTGATTTTCACCTGTGGTGGCCGTGCCGGTCAGCGATCCCGATTCCGCGATCAGCGCCTTGAACAGGTCGATGTCATAATTGTCGTGCACGCCCTGCATGACGGCAGCCACACGTTCCAGCCCCATGCCGGTATCGATCGACGGCTTGGGCAGATCAACGCGGTCGCCCTCTCCGCGCTGGTCATATTGCATGAACACGAGGTTCCAGATTTCGACGAAGCGATCGCCATCCTCGTCCGGGCTGCCCGGGGGGCCACCGGCAATATGCTCGCCGTGATCATAGAAGATTTCGCTACACGGGCCGCATGGACCGGTATCACCCATCGACCAGAAATTGTCGTTGGTCGCAATCCGGATGATCCGCTCGTCCGGCAAGCCGGCGATTTTCTTCCACAGATCGAAAGCCTCATCATCGGTATGAAAGACCGTCACGGTCAACCGGTCCGGTGATATGCCCCAGACCTTGGTGACCAGAGTCCAGGCGTGGA
This genomic window contains:
- the alaS gene encoding alanine--tRNA ligase, whose amino-acid sequence is MQTTNDIRRSFLDYFAAEGHEIVPSSPLIPYNDPTLMFINAGMVPFKNIFTGAEKSSYATATSSQKCVRAGGKHNDLDNVGYTARHHTFFEMLGNFSFGDYFKEQAIVHAWTLVTKVWGISPDRLTVTVFHTDDEAFDLWKKIAGLPDERIIRIATNDNFWSMGDTGPCGPCSEIFYDHGEHIAGGPPGSPDEDGDRFVEIWNLVFMQYDQRGEGDRVDLPKPSIDTGMGLERVAAVMQGVHDNYDIDLFKALIAESGSLTGTATTGENQASHRVIADHLRASSFLVADGVLPSNEGRGYVLRRIMRRAMRHAHLLGAADPLMHRMVGSLTGEMGNAFPELIRAQPLIEETLLREETNFRQTLANGLKLLDAEIVDMGEGDVLPGATAFKLYDTYGFPYDLTEDALRAKSLGVDREGFDKAMAEQKAAARAAWKGSGDQASDTVWFDIAEREGSTEFTGYTSEEGEGVVVALVRDGAEIETAKSGDTVTLLTNQTPFYGESGGQMGDAGEMSGDDGFAASVTDTRKPLGRLHAHQIEIRSGSVSVGDSIHLVVDKERRTALRANHSATHLLHKALRHHLGDHVTQKGSLVAPDRLRFDFSHVSALTEAEIQAVEADVNAQIRGNSAVTTRLMSPDDAVAAGALALFGEKYGDEVRVLSMGLDADCDYSVELCGGTHVHALGDIGLMTIISESAVASGVRRIEALTGEAARLWLLDRDAKLKSIAGALKASPEEAVERVAALVDERKKLERELTEAKKALALAGDGGGAKAAETETIGDVAFAGQVIQGLNPKELRGLVDQAKQKLSSGVSALVAVNDGRATVAVGVTDDLTDRFSAVDLVQAGVGAVGGKGGGGRPDMAQGGGPDGAKADDAIAAIRSVLAG